The following are encoded in a window of Podospora pseudoanserina strain CBS 124.78 chromosome 6, whole genome shotgun sequence genomic DNA:
- a CDS encoding hypothetical protein (COG:G; EggNog:ENOG503NX6S), with product MKPIQTQTPVGVWRTRQVLYRGRNLCRFQHTQVSEPNSNKLPPVERPPQALGDVVWGLRADKYEITQVSTWKPRGPVCRTYQAIKWVEGLKETFVLKEVRRYSQVRHLLGASQMLQQHPNLQTLYDVASDEQLLIYRTLPYNVNGLIREHPGLPYETRKEILKRALTGLAALHDTDLAHLNIRPSAILVDYGPKLGSSPSNGVHKVQLGRFEDAVLPYLSKQRIDHYRVGIEDLPWKSPEFWIRGRQARPSDVFSFGLTSVNFMLNNLNLKCADTGFPQKRLAALGGLASGVPTQKQLAKLEIWFNHFGDADALMGLLEQVNDEPNQWYGPLNKLIKETTFGLRKPLPGLENHVDLGFVDVVTKMTHLDPSKRITAREALEHEWFANIEVGPEHMWYSPFKPRKNQPNARRAFDDIQTESGIPIRKIPHFYPQDVTREATTPRGPEVVQKEQDEALVSRIAQEEQDELPVSESGVVLEDEDKPPVPKPVPAIRNLIRKVYVPLTESTLKAYRQYDGNSTLDPEALKKRSFQVEKLEPRTSKPEKDSKRF from the exons ATGAAGCCTATACAAACACAGACCCCAGTTGGGGTGTGGCGTACACGTCAGGTCCTATATCGCGGCAGAAACTTGTGTCGCTTTCAGCATACCCAGGTATCCGAGCCAAACTCCAACAAACTCCCACCAGTCGAACGTCCGCCACAGGCACTGGGTGAtgtggtttgggggttgagagCTGACAAGTACGAGATTACACAGGTTTCCACGTGGAAACCAAGAGGGCCAGTATGCCGGACATACCAAGCGATAAAGTGGGTGGAGGGCCTAAAAGAAACGTTTGTGCTTAAAGAAGTACGAAGGTACTCGCAAGTAAGGCACTTGCTTGGAGCATCTCAGATGCTTCAACAGCACCCGAACTTGCAGACTTTGTACGACGTCGCCAGTGACGAGCAGCTTCTGATATATCGCACCCTTCCGTATAATGTCAACGGTCTAATCCGCGAGCATCCTGGGCTACCATACGAAACACGCAAGGAAATCCTCAAACGTGCTCTGACTGGCCTGGCGGCGCTTCACGACACAGATCTCGCCCATCTTA ATATCAGACCAAGTGCCATTCTTGTCGACTACGGTCCAAAGTTGGGATCCAGTCCATCCAATGGCGTCCACAAGGTCCAGCTCGGTCGCTTTGAGGACGCCGTCTTACCTTACCTTTCTAAGCAGCGTATCGATCATTATCGCGTCGGCATTGAAGATTTGCCCTGGAAGAGTCCCGAGTTTTGGATCCGAGGTCGCCAAGCCAGGCCATCTGACGTGTTTTCATTTGGCCTCACGTCTGTCAACTTTAtgctcaacaacctcaacctcaagtGTGCCGACACCGGATTCCCACAGAAGAGACTCGCGGCGTTGGGCGGACTCGCCAGCGGTGTCCCGACACAGAAACAACTGGCCAAACTCGAGATATGGTTCAACCATTTCGGAGATGCGGATGCGTTGATGGGGCTGCTCGAACAAGTCAATGACGAACCTAATCAGTGGTACGGCCCCCTCAACAAACTCATCAAAGAAACGACCTTTGGTCTTCGGAAGCCTTTGCCCGGGCTTGAGAATCACGTCGACCTTGGGTTTGTGGACGTGGTCACCAAGATGACTCATCTGGATCCAAGCAAGAGAATCACGGCACGCGAGGCCTTGGAGCACGAGTGGTTTGCAAACATCGAGGTGGGACCCGAGCACATGTGGTATTCGCCCTTCAAGCCGCGCAAAAATCAGCCAAACGCCCGGCGGGCTTTTGATGATATTCAAACTGAGAGCGGGATACCTATTCGAAAGATCCCGCATTTTTATCCACAGGACGTCACCCGTGAGGCCACCACACCGCGTGGCCCGGAGGTCGtccaaaaagaacaagatgaAGCACTAGTGTCAAGAATcgcccaagaagaacaagacgAGCTACCCGTTTCAGAATCAGGGGTCGttctcgaggatgaggacaaGCCCCCGGTTCCAAAACCCGTCCCGGCAATCAGAAACCTCATCCGAAAAGTCTACGTCCCTCTCACCGAGTCTACATTGAAGGCCTATCGGCAGTATGATGGGAACAGCACGCTTGACCCAGAAGCGTTGAAGAAAAGGTCTTTCCAAGTGGAAAAGCTTGAACCGAGAACTTCTAAACCAGAGAAAGACTCCAAGAGGTTTTAA